From the genome of Denticeps clupeoides unplaced genomic scaffold, fDenClu1.1, whole genome shotgun sequence:
AACATTTCCAAACATTTAACCAAGAGGGCCACATCTGACAGACGGTACGAGGGCCACACGCAGAGAGCAGCAGTGCCGAGGCAAGATTAGGATGTGCGCGTCGTCGCTGATCTGACCGGAGAGTCTGAGATTTAAGGTATGGCACCAGAGGACATCCTAATAggcacaggaagtgatgtcattccTCCAGGGGTGACCCATCTGAAAGATCTGGGGAAAGAACGCAGATAACTGAACATCATGTGACTACAGGATGCACGTCCCTGGGAACTGTGGATTTTAGGATCACTTCAGCCCATAATTAAAGGGCTCTGCTAACAGAGGCTGTTACTGGAGACCAGTCAGTCACTTAGCAACAGCTGCTAAACAAATCActgttttaattgaaatttcAGGCAGGCAGTAAAAACAGATTTAGTGGAGAATTGGTCGGTTTGAGAATTCTCTAGCTGTAGGTACAAAAGAAGCCACTTTTGGAACTCTGCGCTCATCTTGTACAGAATCTGTGGTATTTTAAAAGAACCAACGCAGTTATTAGGGTTGAGTCTGCAGAATTTATGATAATATCATGACATACAATGTGAGCAGCTTGTGTGTATGTCATGTCCTGCAGTCTAAAAATCCACCCTTAATTTGACGTCCCATCTCACATCAGTGCCACGGACAGACATATTAATCAGTCTTTTCATCCAAGTCTTTGTACAGTACAGCCAATAAGCTCAGGCTGAATCTACGGTAAGAGAAATAGGTTCCTGGTACCTGTGAACCAGCTGACCCACGTACTTaacccaccactgacccaggggactcacctgtaattagtgaatgtgGATGAGGGgacataaataaattcagtaCGAATGACACCAAACTAATCATTAGCAAGCAATCGGCCAGGTGCTATTTATGGTGtaggttatttttatttatggcatAAGCTATTGATGATGCTGTAGAGGTATATGAAAATGAATACCAAAACCACCCTCACATACATCAGATAAACATTCTGCAGCTATGTATACCTGGAAGAGGAAATAAAGccaaaaagatgtttttttttttttttttttaagtactctCATCTTCAAATCAATCATTTTACTTGCAATGGGTGTGCGATGAGCTCACCATTTTGCACAGTCTGGGCTCGGGACTCCTTGCCTGTCCCCGCAAAAAAAGCAGAACCCATGGAAGGGgcatttcctgcagctgaaacgaGAACCAGGCCAAAATGTaacagccaagaaaaacaaagaaaacgttacagacatttacatgcaacagtgttgatcagataaacacagtgacaaaatactgaaatatttttgaaaGGGAATATTAAACGCTTCAGGCATTGGTACTAAAGGGGGCATTACAAATGATAGAGCACCGCCCTCTGCTGGGGAACAAACACCTCTACAGCTCAACCTGTTCCCATGACCAATCGCAACCATGGAAATGGCAGAAAAtcgttgagaaaaaaaaaaaagaaaaaaaaaaacaaatgagtgTCGTttatatgtgtataataaaaataatacatcacaACCTTGCATCAGATTAAACACTGAACTGGACTTTTTGCCCCATCGCCAGCCCACTAGGGGTTTGATTCTCACTTTCGGTGTGAGAGTTCAAAGGTTGTTGTTGCGTCAAtgttttatggggcagtggtggcctagcacatCAGAGGTttgtaggttcaaatccctgaaacGCAATGGTGCCaatgaggtgacactgagcaaagcaccgtccccacacactgctccccagacacctttcatggcttctgggttgtatgcaccatgtgctgtgtttcacaaaaatgatcacttcactttcaaattggggaagtggtggccataatcatttttatttttacatttagaagatgaaaaacctatATATAATTACTTTCACTACATCCTAAagtaaaatttttaaaaaggaaaatttaTGCACACAGTGTCATCTTATGAAAAATATTCAGTTTTTCAATGATTAATActatcaataaaaaatgaaaaaaggttttattgccTTACAGCAATTCAAAAACCTGTATTGAGAACAGCTAGACCCGCAGTAAGTGTACTGACAGGATCTAGTAAAAGTAATTTAATAAACCACACTAGTGACCTGATACGGAGGGATAATAAATTGTGGGTTGGGTTAAATTAGCTTTCCTTCTCCTGCCTGCGAGCCACCAGTAAGAATTTAGGGAGATCTCGCCATCTACTTCCAACATATATCCTCTGAATCAGATTATTAATCAGATATCTAAGAAAGAACACATGATGTTTTAGTATGTTGCCATTAAAAGACACATTATGTGCagtgagaaagaaaaataaaaatgtcaatttccaCCATGGCCTAGGTTTCCAACGAGCGGGTGTGAGTAAATAATTAAGTAAGTGTGCTCTCACAATCTCCAGCCACAAACTGGCCCACAGCCGATAGTTTCCCACTGGAGCTCTCCGAAAAAGTGACCTCGGAGACGATGATGTTGTCCTCCAGGACCGATCCACAGCCCATGCAGACTGCATCTCCCCTGGACTGGTCAACATCAATGTCGGTCCCACCGCAGGTCTTGCAGACCCTCATGATGGCTGCAAGGCCAGAGGGTCAAAGGGGACAACTCTGAAAAGACAAAGGGAAAACGAATCTGGATTATCCACTGcaactgcatacacacacaccactatgAATCTGGTAATATCTGTACACCCTAAAACCTCACAAATAAAGtgtctattattaaatatcagcacCAAAAACAAGTCCAACATTTCTCCTGATCACATGACTAAATTAGTGTTCTGATATTATATTAAGAtgaaactgaaagtgattgtcattgtgaaacactgcagcacagaacagcacggtgacacaacaaaatgagtcctctgcttttaaccatc
Proteins encoded in this window:
- the LOC114775568 gene encoding transcription factor IIIB 90 kDa subunit-like; this encodes MRVCKTCGGTDIDVDQSRGDAVCMGCGSVLEDNIIVSEVTFSESSSGKLSAVGQFVAGDSAGNAPSMGSAFFAGTGKESRAQTVQNDLSDGSPLEE